CCGGATCACGCCGGGAGCAGACACTTCTGGCAGAATAGCGGCAACATCAGGCAGTATCGCGAGGAGGCGGACCCCATGGGCCGAGATCAGGTGCACCCGTCAAGGGATGACGACGGCGGTTCTGCCGCCCCCGAAGGGATTGTGGTGGGCGTGGACGGTTCCGACCATAGCCAGTGCGCCCTCGTGTGGGCCGCCCGCGAAGCTGAACGCCGCCGCCGGCCCCTGCACATCGTGACCGCATACTCCGTGCCGATCTTCGCCGCGTCCGGGCTGGACGGCGGCTACGCCACGGTTGATGACTCGGTGATCCGCGAGGGCGCCGAGGCCATCCTCAAGCAGGCCATGGACAAGGTGGCCCCGTACGACATCGACGTTGACGCCTCCGTGGAGAACGGCGACGCCTCCGGCGTGCTGCTGGAGATGTCCGAAACCGCGGAACTCCTGGTGTTCGGCACCAGGGGCCGCGGCGGTTTCGTGGGCAGGCTCCTGGGATCGGTCAGCAGCGCCCTGCCGGCACACGCGAAATGCCCCACGGTCACCGTGCCGCTGATCTGCGCAGACCGCCTGGGGGAGACCACGGACGACAAACATATCAAGGCCGAGCAGGCCAAGTCCGGCCACCAGGCGGTGGAGCACGTGGTGGTAGTGGGCGTTGACGGTTCCGAGCAGGCCCGCGTGGCCGTGCTGGA
This genomic window from Arthrobacter sp. 24S4-2 contains:
- a CDS encoding universal stress protein — translated: MGRDQVHPSRDDDGGSAAPEGIVVGVDGSDHSQCALVWAAREAERRRRPLHIVTAYSVPIFAASGLDGGYATVDDSVIREGAEAILKQAMDKVAPYDIDVDASVENGDASGVLLEMSETAELLVFGTRGRGGFVGRLLGSVSSALPAHAKCPTVTVPLICADRLGETTDDKHIKAEQAKSGHQAVEHVVVVGVDGSEQARVAVLEAADQAERLGAPLRVVCAVPQYSGSLAWVPAPMDREALFADIRVQLEAGVAWLKSHYPKLTVETRLVDGSPVEVLVQESRHVELVVVGTRGHGGFAGMLLGSTSDGILHHAKAPVLVVPDREDPRLADRASFGPMLGAA